Proteins encoded together in one Onychomys torridus chromosome 1, mOncTor1.1, whole genome shotgun sequence window:
- the LOC118581556 gene encoding prorelaxin 1-like encodes MSSGFLLHLLGFWLLLSQPCGARVSEEWMDQVIHVCGRRYARAVFEICGTSMGRLALSPGESALQHRPTTETVPSFINKDAEPLDTFKCLPNLSQEPKAALSEGDSSLQEPQQYASALSDSVGSLEGFKKSFHNPQGETEDSSPPELKYLRLDTPSRKKRQSGLWLSERCCHIGCPRRSIAQLC; translated from the exons ATGTCCAGCGGATTCTTGCTCCATCTCCTGGGGTTCTGGCTGCTGCTGAGCCAGCCTTGCGGGGCGCGCGTCTCGGAGGAGTGGATGGACCAGGTCATTCATGTGTGCGGCCGCAGATATGCCCGTGCGGTGTTCGAAATCTGTGGGACCTCCATGGGAAGACTGGCTTTGAGCCCGGGGGAGTCAGCTCTGCAACACCGGCCAACGACAG AAACTGTGCCATCCTTCATCAACAAAGATGCAGAGCCTCTAGATACGTTTAAGTGCCTTCCAAATTTGTCACAGGAGCCCAAGGCAGCACTGTCTGAGGGGGATTCATCATTACAAGAGCCACAACAATATGCATCTGCCTTGAGCGATTCAGTTGGTAGCTTGGAAGGCTTTAAGAAAAGTTTCCATAATCCACAAGGTGAAACAGAAGACAGCAGTCCTCCAGAACTTAAGTACTTACGCTTGGATACTCCTTCACGGAAAAAGAGACAGTCCGGTTTATGGCTGAGTGAGCGATGCTGCCATATTGGTTGTCCCAGAAGATCTATTGCCCAGCTCTGCTGA